The Pan troglodytes isolate AG18354 chromosome 1, NHGRI_mPanTro3-v2.0_pri, whole genome shotgun sequence genome includes a region encoding these proteins:
- the C1H1orf202 gene encoding uncharacterized protein C1orf202 homolog gives MWAPRSEKRPARAMAAARVGGPRRGGAQHELLEKAARLKRGPPPRGDPEAVGRRAVAGDGGSCSGCWCWRRLFRGPRRKQLRQAHARAGKDAPERGLWGPSSLQRLLQRLATWRRRYLRRKERPDRQEEIPLLVLDRAQGGHEAAAGPQSSVPGRPAQAAPARQPRRRSATRSRPRFAPPVHAQDCFFFFGQQKQ, from the coding sequence ATGTGGGCCCCGCGCTCCGAGAAGAGGCCTGCGCGGGCCATGGCGGCCGCCCGGGTTGGTGGCCCCCGGCGCGGCGGCGCGCAGCACGAGCTGCTGGAGAAGGCGGCGCGCCTGAAGCGGGGTCCCCCTCCGCGCGGGGATCCGGAGGCGGTCGGGCGGCGCGCGGTGGCCGGCGACGGCGGCTCCTGCTCTGGGTGCTGGTGCTGGCGGCGACTGTTCCGCGGCCCGCGCAGGAAGCAGCTCAGGCAAGCTCACGCGCGCGCAGGCAAGGACGCCCCGGAGCGCGGTCTGTGGGGCCCCTCGAGCCTGCAGAGGCTGCTTCAGAGGCTGGCGACGTGGAGGCGGCGCTACCTGCGGCGCAAGGAGCGGCCGGACCGGCAGGAGGAGATCCCGCTGCTGGTGCTGGACCGCGCGCAGGGCGGCCACGAGGCCGCGGCCGGACCCCAGAGCAGCGTCCCCGGGCGGCCCGCGCAGGCCGCTCCCGCGCGCCAGCCCCGCCGCCGGTCAGCCACGAGGAGCCGGCCCCGCTTTGCGCCCCCTGTGCACGCtcaggattgtttttttttttttggtcaacaaAAGCAATAA